A portion of the Phycisphaerales bacterium genome contains these proteins:
- a CDS encoding lysophospholipid acyltransferase family protein, whose protein sequence is MSTDQAQPSPQKSLAYRIGQPLTRAWFRGFHDVQWLHPERVPETGPVLVVANHQSYYDPPLIGAGITSRPLDYLARAGLFKNPVFGRFISTFNAFPIKEDSGDRAALEAVIGRLHAGGAVLLFPEGRRTRDGHVMSLKRGMALVLRKARCPLLPVAIDGVFDVFPPGQKRPSLFHGPIGVHYGEPIMPDELPRHAGPLLTMLHDRLEAQRLELRLELLKKSGGRFPAPLSPKTPPAVE, encoded by the coding sequence GTGAGCACCGACCAAGCCCAGCCGTCTCCGCAGAAATCCCTGGCATACCGGATCGGCCAGCCGCTCACGCGTGCCTGGTTCCGCGGCTTCCATGATGTCCAATGGCTGCACCCCGAGCGCGTGCCAGAGACCGGGCCCGTGCTCGTCGTTGCAAATCACCAGTCGTACTACGACCCGCCGCTCATCGGCGCAGGCATCACTTCGCGGCCACTGGATTACCTTGCGCGCGCCGGGCTGTTCAAGAATCCCGTCTTCGGACGCTTCATCAGTACCTTCAACGCATTTCCCATCAAGGAAGATTCCGGTGATCGTGCCGCGCTCGAGGCCGTCATCGGCCGCCTGCACGCCGGCGGAGCGGTGCTGCTCTTTCCCGAGGGACGTCGCACGCGCGACGGCCACGTCATGTCGCTCAAACGCGGCATGGCCCTCGTCCTGCGCAAGGCCCGCTGCCCGCTGCTGCCCGTGGCCATCGACGGCGTGTTCGACGTCTTCCCACCGGGCCAGAAGCGGCCCAGCCTGTTCCACGGCCCCATCGGCGTGCACTATGGCGAGCCGATCATGCCCGACGAACTGCCCCGCCACGCCGGCCCGCTGTTGACAATGCTCCACGACCGCCTCGAGGCGCAACGCTTGGAACTGAGGCTCGAATTGCTTAAGAAGAGCGGCGGGAGGTTCCCTGCCCCGCTCTCACCGAAGACGCCCCCGGCCGTGGAATGA
- a CDS encoding ABC transporter permease, producing MTFLLETIRLGIANLRLHKLRSFLTALGIILGVAAVICMVSIGEGSKQEALRQIEQLGARNIIVRSQRPPEAQQQGQERSFVVNYGITWNDMRIINDNFSDEARIVALKEIGSELIRGAKKQTSQAYGVDPLLAEVANLRTARGRYLTDSDNAERAMVCVIGHEVARQFFPLEDPLGNTLRVDDKALRIVGVLAPVGLAGGAGSALVGRDLNQDVHVPIETARYVFGDTVFRRTSGSFNAAEVHVSELYLTVPEREQVVGLSQRLERVLQTRRDGMSDVTMVVPFELLENAERAALRGTLMLMAIAGISLLVGGIGIMNIMLATVTERTREIGIRRALGATRKHIVWQFLVETSVLSLIGGLIGVAIGVGLSLLLGWAVPMLPNVPLVGRFIPSDASLPTQLAWWSVVVAMTVAVLTGLVFGLYPARKAARQDPIVALRHD from the coding sequence GTGACATTCCTGCTCGAAACCATCCGATTGGGCATTGCCAATCTGCGCCTGCACAAGCTGCGGAGCTTTCTGACCGCCCTGGGCATCATCCTGGGCGTGGCGGCCGTGATCTGTATGGTGTCCATCGGCGAGGGCAGCAAGCAGGAGGCCCTGCGGCAGATCGAGCAGTTAGGCGCCCGGAACATCATCGTCCGCAGCCAGCGGCCACCCGAGGCCCAGCAACAGGGTCAGGAACGATCGTTCGTTGTCAACTACGGGATTACCTGGAATGACATGCGGATCATCAACGACAACTTCTCGGACGAGGCCCGGATCGTCGCGCTGAAGGAAATCGGGTCCGAACTCATCCGCGGTGCGAAGAAGCAGACCAGCCAGGCCTACGGCGTCGATCCGCTCTTGGCCGAGGTCGCAAATCTCCGCACGGCCCGGGGGCGGTACCTGACCGACAGCGACAACGCCGAACGGGCCATGGTGTGCGTCATCGGCCACGAGGTTGCCCGCCAGTTCTTTCCGCTCGAAGATCCCCTGGGCAATACGCTCCGCGTCGACGACAAGGCGCTGCGCATCGTCGGCGTGCTGGCGCCCGTGGGGCTGGCGGGCGGTGCGGGCTCGGCCCTGGTCGGTCGTGATCTGAACCAGGACGTCCACGTGCCGATCGAAACGGCGCGATACGTCTTTGGCGATACGGTCTTCCGCCGCACCAGCGGTTCGTTCAACGCCGCCGAAGTCCACGTCAGCGAGCTCTATCTGACCGTGCCGGAACGCGAGCAGGTCGTCGGGCTGTCGCAACGCCTGGAGCGCGTGCTCCAGACGCGGCGCGACGGGATGAGCGACGTGACCATGGTGGTGCCGTTCGAGTTGCTCGAGAACGCCGAGCGGGCGGCCCTGCGCGGCACGCTCATGCTCATGGCCATCGCGGGCATCAGCCTCTTGGTGGGCGGCATCGGCATCATGAACATCATGCTCGCGACGGTGACCGAGCGCACGCGCGAGATCGGCATCCGCCGGGCCCTGGGCGCCACGCGCAAGCACATCGTCTGGCAGTTCCTGGTCGAGACCAGCGTGCTGAGCCTCATCGGCGGGCTGATCGGCGTGGCCATCGGCGTGGGGCTGAGCCTGCTGCTGGGCTGGGCGGTGCCGATGCTGCCCAACGTGCCGCTTGTGGGCCGGTTCATTCCCAGCGACGCCAGCCTGCCGACGCAGCTCGCTTGGTGGTCGGTGGTGGTCGCAATGACCGTGGCCGTGCTGACGGGGCTCGTCTTTGGCCTCTACCCGGCCCGCAAGGCGGCAAGGCAGGACCCGATCGTGGCCCTGCGGCACGACTGA
- the uvrA gene encoding excinuclease ABC subunit UvrA → MSTEAASMASSSKADRKSEIEPKPPRGGRKRRGVVAAAPATVDGPAIRVKGAREHNLKSIDVTIPRDKLVVITGLSGSGKSSLAFDTIFAEGQRKYMESLSAYARQFLDQLKKPDIDEIEGIPPTIAIEQRSAAHNPRSTVATTTEIYDYLRLLFARCGTPYSWRPTKTKRDGTVTARSGKRISATSATQIVDAVLRFGDETRLMVLAPVLRGKKGFHRDVLERLQGMGWQRARVNGNVVDLRDVLKEPSDNPLDLERYAKHDIDAVVDRVVIREDVRQRLAESIEAALQVGMGSVVITVEEDGQWTDHSFSAKLADPDDPAYALDELEPRVFSFNSPFGACSTCLGLGHILEFDEELVAPDADRGILSGGIAPWKKSGPGGMVYPKRLRWFCRKFGVPQSASLNDLSDEVYDILMHGTSPDQEETYNAHWAGVLAMLQDWFNKTESSWVKDHLHAFQSERICPTCCGDRLRIEALHVCVKSRHKADVGRAASPTVIGRPTSDGTMLNISELSRLNIDDAMSFVEGLELSEEGMAIAEPIMREVGNRLRFLQSVGLDYLSLDRRTATLSGGEAQRIRLATQVGSGLVGACYVLDEPTIGLHQRDNDRLIRTLRHLTDIGNTVLVVEHDEDMIRSADHVLDIGPGPGVHGGRVVAQGTVEQVCATPGSLTGEYLSGKRRIEVPPSRRTMDAKKAVVVKGAKENNLKGINAAFPVGGIVCVTGVSGSGKSTLVNDILLKSLKKEITGSRVKPGQHTRVNGMQRIDRVIEVDQSPIGRTPRSNPATYTGVFDDIRKVFAATREAKLRGYMPGRFSFNVPADRVGKAGAGGRCEACQGQGVKKIEMHFLPDVFVQCEVCKGKRYNRETLEVLYKGKNIADVLAMTIEDACGFLDAHGKILRFVECLRDVGLGYLTLGQPSTTLSGGEAQRVKLATELGKGTRIDGTPSTEHTLYVLDEPTTGLHFEDINRLVSVFDRLADAGNTLVVIEHNLDVIKRADWIIDLGPEGGDGGGTIVAEGPPEAVAKVEKSHTGRYLKDMLK, encoded by the coding sequence ATGAGCACGGAAGCAGCGAGCATGGCGTCTTCGTCCAAGGCAGACAGGAAGAGCGAGATCGAGCCCAAGCCCCCACGCGGTGGGCGCAAGCGCCGAGGCGTGGTGGCGGCGGCCCCGGCCACCGTCGACGGGCCAGCCATCCGCGTGAAGGGCGCCCGCGAGCACAACCTCAAGTCGATCGACGTGACGATTCCGCGCGACAAGCTGGTGGTCATCACTGGGCTGAGCGGCAGCGGCAAGAGCTCGCTGGCCTTCGACACCATCTTCGCCGAGGGGCAGCGCAAGTACATGGAGAGCCTGTCGGCCTACGCCCGGCAGTTCCTCGACCAGCTCAAGAAGCCCGACATCGACGAGATCGAGGGCATCCCCCCCACCATCGCCATCGAGCAGCGGTCGGCTGCCCACAACCCGCGCTCGACCGTTGCGACGACCACCGAGATCTACGACTACCTGCGGCTGCTGTTTGCACGCTGTGGCACGCCGTACTCGTGGCGGCCAACCAAGACCAAGCGTGACGGCACCGTCACGGCCCGCAGCGGCAAGCGGATCAGCGCCACCAGCGCTACCCAGATCGTCGACGCGGTGCTCCGCTTCGGCGACGAGACGCGGCTGATGGTGCTCGCCCCCGTGCTGCGCGGCAAGAAGGGCTTTCACCGCGACGTGCTCGAGCGTTTGCAGGGCATGGGCTGGCAGCGGGCGCGCGTCAACGGCAACGTGGTCGACTTGCGCGACGTGCTCAAGGAGCCCAGCGACAACCCGCTGGACCTGGAGCGGTACGCCAAGCACGACATCGACGCCGTGGTCGACCGCGTGGTCATCCGCGAAGACGTGCGGCAGCGGCTGGCCGAGTCGATCGAGGCGGCGTTGCAGGTCGGTATGGGCTCGGTGGTCATCACGGTCGAAGAAGACGGCCAGTGGACTGACCACAGCTTCAGCGCCAAGCTGGCCGACCCGGACGACCCGGCGTACGCGCTCGACGAGCTCGAGCCGCGCGTATTCAGCTTCAACTCGCCCTTCGGCGCCTGCTCGACGTGCCTGGGGCTCGGGCACATCCTGGAGTTCGACGAGGAACTGGTCGCGCCCGACGCCGACCGCGGCATCCTGAGCGGCGGTATCGCGCCGTGGAAGAAGAGCGGGCCGGGGGGCATGGTCTACCCCAAGCGGCTTCGGTGGTTCTGCCGCAAGTTCGGCGTGCCCCAGAGTGCGTCATTGAATGACCTGAGCGACGAGGTGTACGACATCCTGATGCACGGGACCAGCCCCGATCAGGAAGAAACGTACAACGCGCACTGGGCCGGCGTGCTCGCGATGCTGCAGGACTGGTTCAACAAGACCGAGTCGAGCTGGGTGAAGGACCACCTGCACGCCTTCCAGAGCGAACGCATCTGCCCGACGTGCTGCGGCGATCGGCTGCGCATCGAGGCGCTGCACGTGTGCGTCAAGAGCCGCCACAAGGCCGACGTTGGGCGCGCGGCGTCGCCCACCGTGATCGGCCGCCCCACCAGCGACGGCACGATGCTCAACATCAGCGAGCTGAGCCGGCTGAACATCGACGACGCGATGTCGTTCGTCGAGGGGCTGGAACTCAGCGAAGAGGGGATGGCGATCGCCGAGCCCATCATGCGCGAGGTGGGCAACCGGTTGCGGTTCCTGCAGAGCGTGGGGCTGGATTACCTTTCCCTGGATCGACGGACCGCCACGCTCTCGGGCGGCGAGGCCCAGCGCATCAGGTTGGCCACCCAAGTCGGCAGCGGGTTGGTGGGCGCGTGCTACGTGCTGGACGAGCCGACCATCGGCCTGCACCAGCGCGACAACGATCGGCTCATCCGCACGCTGCGACACCTGACCGACATCGGCAACACCGTGCTCGTGGTCGAGCACGACGAGGACATGATCCGATCGGCCGACCACGTGCTGGACATCGGCCCGGGGCCGGGCGTGCACGGCGGGCGCGTCGTCGCCCAGGGCACGGTGGAGCAGGTATGCGCCACGCCGGGCTCGCTGACGGGCGAGTACCTGTCGGGCAAGCGGCGGATCGAGGTACCTCCGAGCCGGCGGACGATGGACGCGAAGAAGGCCGTCGTCGTCAAGGGCGCCAAGGAGAACAACCTCAAGGGCATCAACGCGGCATTTCCAGTGGGCGGCATCGTGTGCGTGACGGGCGTGTCGGGCAGCGGCAAGAGCACGCTGGTGAACGACATCCTGCTCAAGAGCCTCAAGAAGGAGATCACCGGCTCGCGCGTCAAGCCGGGCCAGCACACCCGCGTGAACGGAATGCAACGCATCGACCGGGTGATCGAGGTCGACCAGTCGCCCATCGGCCGCACGCCGCGGAGCAACCCGGCGACGTACACGGGGGTGTTCGACGACATCCGCAAGGTGTTCGCCGCAACGCGCGAGGCCAAGCTGCGCGGATACATGCCCGGGCGGTTCAGCTTCAACGTGCCGGCCGACCGCGTGGGCAAGGCCGGGGCGGGCGGTCGGTGCGAGGCGTGCCAGGGCCAGGGCGTCAAGAAGATCGAGATGCACTTTTTGCCCGACGTGTTCGTGCAGTGCGAGGTGTGCAAGGGCAAGCGGTACAACCGCGAGACGCTGGAGGTTCTGTACAAGGGCAAGAACATCGCCGATGTGCTGGCCATGACCATCGAGGACGCGTGCGGCTTCTTGGACGCGCACGGGAAGATCCTGCGATTCGTCGAGTGCCTGCGCGACGTGGGGCTTGGGTACCTGACGCTGGGTCAGCCCAGCACCACGCTCTCGGGTGGCGAGGCCCAGCGCGTGAAGTTGGCGACCGAACTGGGCAAGGGCACCCGCATCGACGGCACGCCCAGCACCGAGCACACGCTCTACGTCCTCGACGAGCCCACGACCGGCCTGCACTTCGAGGACATCAACCGGCTTGTGAGCGTGTTCGATCGCTTGGCCGACGCGGGCAACACGCTGGTGGTCATCGAGCACAACCTCGACGTGATCAAGCGGGCCGACTGGATCATCGACCTGGGCCCCGAGGGCGGCGACGGCGGCGGCACGATCGTGGCCGAGGGCCCACCCGAAGCGGTGGCGAAGGTGGAGAAGAGCCACACGGGGCGATACCTGAAGGACATGCTCAAGTAA